From the genome of Neomonachus schauinslandi chromosome 5, ASM220157v2, whole genome shotgun sequence, one region includes:
- the LOC123324877 gene encoding zinc finger and SCAN domain containing 29 isoform X1, producing MASSNSSAGIRWSRQETRTLLSILGEAEYIQRLQTVHHNADVYQAVSKRMQQEGFRRTERQCRSKFKVLKALYLKAYVAHATSMGDPPHCPFYDTLDQLLRNQVVTDPDNLMEDAAWAKHCDQNLVVSDTPGEGGANILRANRTQAAHHQPVSKTVKESDEDCQLRISDQMRETSDLEDSWDESSGAGCSQGTPSYSSSHHLFRGAVAPCQSSPMTRLAVSGEPSPCASTSRNTPGVASTQRPPVVSSRVPFVSGGDRPLTSEPPPRWARRRRRSVARTIAAELAENRRLARELSKREEEKLDRLIAIGEEASAQQDTANELRRDAVIAVKRLATAVEEATGAFQLGLEKLLQRLISNTKS from the exons ATGGCCAGTTCCAATAGCAGTGCGGGCATCCGGTGGTCCAGACAGGAGACTCGAACTCTTCTCTCCATACTAGGCGAGGCAGAGTATATCCAGCGCCTCCAGACTGTGCATCATAATGCAGATGTCTATCAGGCTGTGTCTAAGCGAATGCAGCAGGAAGGCTTCCGCCGCACCGAACGTCAGTGCCGCTCCAAGTTTAAAGTTCTGAAGGCGTTATATTTAAAGGCGTATGTTGCCCATGCCACGAGTATGGGTGATCCACCACACTGTCCATTTTATGATACGTTGGATCAGCTTCTCCGAAATCAGGTAGTGACTGACCCAGACAACTTAATGGAGGATGCTGCTTGGGCCAAGCACTGTGATCAGAACTTAGTGGTCTCTGACACCCCAGGGGAAGGGGGAGCCAACATTCTCAGAGCAAACAGGACTCAGGCAGCACATCATCAGCCTGTCTCGAAAACAGTTAAGGAATCAGATGAGGATTGTCAACTGAGAATCAGTGACCAGATGCGAGAAACCAGTGACCTTGAGGACTCCTGGGATGAATCCTCGGGTGCAG ggtGCTCTCAAGGGACCCCCAGCTACAGCAGTTCCCACCACCTTTTCAGAGGTGCAGTTGCTCCCTGTCAGAGCAGCCCCATGACCAGACTGGCTGTGTCCGGTGAGCCCAGTCCCTGCGCCAGTACCAGCCGAAACACTCCTGGGGTGGCCTCCACACAGCGGCCTCCGGTCGTCTCCTCCAGAGTTCCTTTTGTTTCTGGTGGGGATAGGCCTTTGACCAGTGAGCCCCCTCCAAGGTGGGCAAGGCGAAGAAGGCGGTCAGTGGCCAGGACTATTGCAGCTGAGTTGGCAGAAAACAGGAGGTTGGCACGAGAACTTTCAAAGCGTGAGGAAGAAAAGTTGGACAGGCTGATTGCTATTGGTGAGGAGGCCAGTGCTCAGCAAGACACTGCCAACGAGCTCCGCAGGGATGCTGTGATCGCAGTCAAACGCTTGGCAACAGCAGTCGAAGAGGCCACCGGTGCTTTTCAGCTAGGGCTTGAAAAATTGCTTCAGAGGCTAATTTCAAATACCAAAAGTTAG
- the LOC123324877 gene encoding zinc finger and SCAN domain containing 29 isoform X2: protein MQQEGFRRTERQCRSKFKVLKALYLKAYVAHATSMGDPPHCPFYDTLDQLLRNQVVTDPDNLMEDAAWAKHCDQNLVVSDTPGEGGANILRANRTQAAHHQPVSKTVKESDEDCQLRISDQMRETSDLEDSWDESSGAGCSQGTPSYSSSHHLFRGAVAPCQSSPMTRLAVSGEPSPCASTSRNTPGVASTQRPPVVSSRVPFVSGGDRPLTSEPPPRWARRRRRSVARTIAAELAENRRLARELSKREEEKLDRLIAIGEEASAQQDTANELRRDAVIAVKRLATAVEEATGAFQLGLEKLLQRLISNTKS, encoded by the exons ATGCAGCAGGAAGGCTTCCGCCGCACCGAACGTCAGTGCCGCTCCAAGTTTAAAGTTCTGAAGGCGTTATATTTAAAGGCGTATGTTGCCCATGCCACGAGTATGGGTGATCCACCACACTGTCCATTTTATGATACGTTGGATCAGCTTCTCCGAAATCAGGTAGTGACTGACCCAGACAACTTAATGGAGGATGCTGCTTGGGCCAAGCACTGTGATCAGAACTTAGTGGTCTCTGACACCCCAGGGGAAGGGGGAGCCAACATTCTCAGAGCAAACAGGACTCAGGCAGCACATCATCAGCCTGTCTCGAAAACAGTTAAGGAATCAGATGAGGATTGTCAACTGAGAATCAGTGACCAGATGCGAGAAACCAGTGACCTTGAGGACTCCTGGGATGAATCCTCGGGTGCAG ggtGCTCTCAAGGGACCCCCAGCTACAGCAGTTCCCACCACCTTTTCAGAGGTGCAGTTGCTCCCTGTCAGAGCAGCCCCATGACCAGACTGGCTGTGTCCGGTGAGCCCAGTCCCTGCGCCAGTACCAGCCGAAACACTCCTGGGGTGGCCTCCACACAGCGGCCTCCGGTCGTCTCCTCCAGAGTTCCTTTTGTTTCTGGTGGGGATAGGCCTTTGACCAGTGAGCCCCCTCCAAGGTGGGCAAGGCGAAGAAGGCGGTCAGTGGCCAGGACTATTGCAGCTGAGTTGGCAGAAAACAGGAGGTTGGCACGAGAACTTTCAAAGCGTGAGGAAGAAAAGTTGGACAGGCTGATTGCTATTGGTGAGGAGGCCAGTGCTCAGCAAGACACTGCCAACGAGCTCCGCAGGGATGCTGTGATCGCAGTCAAACGCTTGGCAACAGCAGTCGAAGAGGCCACCGGTGCTTTTCAGCTAGGGCTTGAAAAATTGCTTCAGAGGCTAATTTCAAATACCAAAAGTTAG